In Actinomadura citrea, a single window of DNA contains:
- a CDS encoding TetR family transcriptional regulator, whose product MSGSREGAGTRGRGPGRRPGPTETREKILAAARDLFAEKGYDGASLRAIARAAEVDPALVHHFFGNKEGVFVEAMRFPVDPSVLLPHIMSFPPDRLGEAMVRTFLQVWGDEDRRAPMLAMLRSAMTNERAAALLREFVTSALFGRASQATEAAPLGIQAAAGQMIGLMMLRYVLRIEPLASASEDELIELVAPTLQRYLTS is encoded by the coding sequence GTGAGCGGATCCCGGGAAGGGGCCGGGACGCGCGGGCGGGGCCCGGGCCGCAGGCCCGGCCCGACCGAGACGCGCGAGAAGATCCTCGCCGCGGCGCGGGACCTGTTCGCCGAGAAGGGCTACGACGGCGCGTCGCTGCGCGCCATCGCCCGCGCCGCGGAGGTCGACCCCGCGCTGGTGCACCACTTCTTCGGCAACAAGGAGGGCGTGTTCGTCGAGGCGATGCGCTTTCCGGTGGATCCGTCCGTCCTGCTGCCGCACATCATGTCGTTCCCCCCTGACCGCCTCGGCGAGGCGATGGTCCGCACCTTCCTCCAGGTGTGGGGGGACGAGGACCGCCGCGCCCCGATGCTGGCGATGCTCCGCTCGGCGATGACGAACGAGCGGGCGGCCGCGCTGCTGCGCGAGTTCGTCACGTCCGCGCTCTTCGGGCGGGCGTCGCAGGCCACGGAGGCGGCGCCGCTCGGCATCCAGGCGGCGGCCGGTCAGATGATCGGCCTGATGATGCTGCGCTACGTGCTGCGCATCGAGCCGCTGGCCTCCGCCTCCGAGGACGAGCTGATCGAGCTGGTGGCGCCGACGCTCCAGCGCTACCTCACCTCCTGA
- a CDS encoding sugar phosphate isomerase/epimerase family protein, translating into MAPQHNGAPSPALRVPDAPITLSTASVYPEKVPSAFEIASLLGYDGIEVMVSTDASSQDLNVLRRLSDYHQVPIKSIHAPCLLLTQRVWGRDPWGKLVRSKDVAEELGAEVVVVHPPFRWQRDYAKEFVEGLARMQDETDVLFAVENMFPLKARGAEAGMYLPDWNPVDQDYPYVTLDLSHTAVSGSDALDMAGSLGDRLRHIHLADGLGITNKDEHLVPGRGNQPCGTMLENLAEGGFKGHIVLEVNTRRASSRIERMEDLAEALAFARLHLAAAAHTWEVTSAGEVTRRGVRR; encoded by the coding sequence TTGGCCCCGCAGCACAACGGCGCCCCTTCACCGGCGCTCCGCGTACCGGACGCGCCGATCACGCTCTCCACGGCGTCGGTGTACCCGGAGAAGGTCCCGAGCGCCTTCGAGATCGCCTCGCTGCTGGGCTACGACGGCATCGAGGTGATGGTCTCGACGGACGCCTCGTCCCAGGACCTGAACGTCCTGCGCCGGCTGTCGGACTACCACCAGGTCCCCATCAAGTCGATCCACGCGCCGTGCCTGCTGCTCACCCAGCGGGTCTGGGGGCGCGATCCCTGGGGCAAGCTGGTGCGCTCCAAGGACGTGGCCGAGGAACTGGGCGCGGAGGTCGTCGTCGTGCACCCGCCGTTCCGCTGGCAGCGCGACTACGCGAAGGAGTTCGTCGAGGGCCTCGCCCGCATGCAGGACGAGACGGACGTGCTGTTCGCGGTGGAGAACATGTTCCCGCTCAAGGCGCGCGGCGCCGAGGCGGGCATGTACCTGCCCGACTGGAATCCCGTCGACCAGGACTACCCGTACGTGACCCTCGACCTTTCGCACACCGCCGTCTCGGGTTCGGACGCCCTCGACATGGCGGGGAGCCTGGGCGACCGCCTGCGCCACATCCACCTCGCCGACGGGCTCGGGATCACGAACAAGGACGAGCACCTCGTCCCCGGCCGGGGCAACCAGCCGTGCGGGACGATGCTGGAGAACCTCGCCGAGGGCGGCTTCAAGGGGCACATCGTCCTGGAGGTCAACACGAGGCGCGCGTCCAGCCGGATCGAGCGGATGGAGGACCTCGCCGAGGCCCTCGCGTTCGCGCGCCTGCACCTGGCCGCCGCCGCCCACACGTGGGAGGTCACCTCGGCCGGGGAGGTCACCCGCCGGGGCGTGCGCCGGTGA
- a CDS encoding class I SAM-dependent methyltransferase yields the protein MAEIARGAVPSPNIWNSPQVYELENRAVDPDGVLAAAMRAIRPWDGADVLDVGCGTGFHLPFFAEDARRVIGVEPHAGLASAAARRTRDLPNVTVRAGTAQALPIPDASIDVAHARWAYFFGPGCEPGLAELDRVVRRGGAILVIDNDATRSTFGRWFRRSLPKYDPAAVERFWTRRGFHREPLTIRWAFQTREDLAAVLRIEFPRDLADACLHELPGVEVDYAVNLWWRCP from the coding sequence GTGGCCGAGATCGCGCGGGGCGCCGTGCCCAGCCCCAACATCTGGAACTCCCCCCAGGTCTACGAGCTGGAGAACCGTGCCGTCGACCCCGACGGCGTGCTGGCCGCCGCCATGCGCGCGATCCGTCCCTGGGACGGCGCCGACGTCCTCGACGTCGGCTGCGGCACCGGCTTCCACCTGCCGTTCTTCGCCGAGGACGCGCGCCGGGTGATCGGCGTGGAGCCGCACGCCGGCCTCGCCTCCGCCGCCGCCCGCCGGACGCGGGACCTTCCCAACGTCACCGTGCGTGCGGGCACCGCGCAGGCACTGCCGATCCCGGACGCGTCGATCGACGTCGCCCACGCGCGGTGGGCCTACTTCTTCGGCCCGGGATGCGAGCCGGGCCTCGCCGAACTGGACCGGGTCGTCCGGCGGGGCGGCGCGATCCTCGTCATCGACAACGACGCCACCCGGTCCACGTTCGGCCGCTGGTTCCGGCGGAGCCTGCCGAAATACGACCCCGCCGCCGTCGAGCGGTTCTGGACGCGGCGCGGCTTCCACCGGGAGCCGCTGACCATCCGGTGGGCGTTCCAGACCCGCGAGGACCTGGCCGCCGTCCTGCGGATCGAGTTCCCCCGCGATCTCGCGGACGCCTGCCTGCACGAACTCCCCGGCGTCGAGGTGGACTATGCCGTGAATTTGTGGTGGCGTTGCCCCTGA
- a CDS encoding alpha/beta fold hydrolase: MGRAAATSRVTTGRALGGLLAATALGAAGAGAGLVAQRRAMRRLQLRPDPFAGEPFGSLRGRPLPVRADDGTRLYAEIDGEDRTDLAIVFCHGWTLTQDSWHFQRKALRGLGRLVFWDHRGHGRSDGGARDGYAVPRLARDLGAVIEATVPAETPVVLVGHSMGGMTIMRYVDENPDLVGRKILAIGLLCTSSGGLGEVTLGMPALIARTTHRLMPAALGALGAGSGVVERVRHLGRDAAALVEDLVAFGPDASPAAVAFAEQMMADTRMDAFVDFFRSMITTEVISECASLGGADTLVIGAENDMLTPVEHSLKIASCAPSGRLEVVPGAGHMAMLERPSIVSDHLGDLIERARKES, from the coding sequence ATGGGTCGCGCCGCCGCCACGAGCCGAGTCACCACCGGGAGGGCGCTCGGCGGTCTCCTCGCCGCCACCGCCCTCGGCGCGGCCGGCGCCGGCGCCGGGCTGGTCGCCCAGCGCCGCGCCATGCGCCGCCTGCAACTGCGTCCCGACCCGTTCGCGGGCGAGCCGTTCGGATCGCTGCGCGGCCGCCCCCTGCCCGTCCGCGCCGACGACGGCACCCGCCTCTACGCCGAGATCGACGGCGAGGACCGCACCGACCTCGCGATCGTGTTCTGCCACGGCTGGACGCTCACCCAGGACTCCTGGCACTTCCAGCGCAAGGCCCTGCGCGGCCTCGGCCGCCTCGTCTTCTGGGACCACCGCGGCCACGGGCGCTCCGACGGCGGCGCTCGCGACGGTTACGCCGTCCCCCGCCTGGCCCGCGACCTCGGCGCCGTCATCGAGGCGACCGTGCCCGCCGAGACGCCCGTCGTCCTGGTCGGCCACTCGATGGGCGGCATGACCATCATGCGGTACGTCGACGAGAACCCCGACCTGGTCGGACGCAAGATCCTCGCGATCGGGCTGCTGTGCACGTCGTCCGGCGGCCTCGGCGAGGTCACGCTCGGCATGCCCGCGCTCATCGCGCGCACCACCCACCGCCTCATGCCCGCCGCCCTCGGCGCGCTCGGCGCCGGCTCCGGGGTCGTCGAGCGCGTCCGCCACCTCGGCCGCGACGCCGCCGCCCTCGTCGAGGACCTGGTCGCCTTCGGCCCGGACGCCAGCCCCGCCGCGGTCGCCTTCGCCGAGCAGATGATGGCCGACACCCGCATGGACGCCTTCGTCGACTTCTTCCGTTCCATGATCACCACTGAGGTGATCAGCGAGTGCGCGTCGCTCGGCGGCGCCGACACCCTGGTCATCGGCGCGGAGAACGACATGCTCACCCCGGTCGAGCACAGTCTGAAGATCGCCTCCTGCGCGCCGTCGGGGCGGCTGGAGGTCGTCCCCGGCGCCGGGCACATGGCCATGCTCGAACGTCCGAGCATCGTGTCCGACCACCTCGGCGACCTGATCGAACGGGCCCGCAAGGAGAGCTGA
- the radA gene encoding DNA repair protein RadA, with the protein MAKAKTAKALYRCSECGWQTSKWVGRCGECQTWGTVTEAASATPARVVSAGAVTSPARPIGQVDVRSAQTRPTGLDELDRVLGGGIVPGAVLLLAGEPGIGKSTLLLEVAALASTGSRGAAGPAGAEEPAGGNVLYVTGEESAEQVRLRADRVGAITDRLYLAAETELSAILGHIDSVGPGLLVVDSIQTIGTAEADGAPGGVTQVREVAANLIRVAKERGMTVVLVGHVTKEGAIAGPRLLEHLVDVVLYFEGDRHSRLRMIRAVKNRYGPTDELGCFDLSEVGIVGLPDPSGLFLTRREEAVPGTCVTVTLEGRRPLVAEVQSLVAKSHLPAPRRATSGLDTSRVAMVLAVLAQRCKISMHEQDVYVSTVGGVRLAETSVDLALGLAVAGSTVEQALSTSLIALGEVGLAGEVRVVPGVQRRLAEAARLGFKHAVVPRGSLELADGPLKRADPQLSSYEGMKVMEVDSLQQALQVAFTAP; encoded by the coding sequence ATGGCGAAGGCGAAGACGGCCAAGGCCCTCTACCGGTGCTCGGAGTGCGGGTGGCAGACCTCCAAGTGGGTCGGGCGCTGCGGCGAGTGCCAGACATGGGGGACGGTCACCGAGGCCGCGTCGGCGACCCCGGCCCGGGTCGTGTCGGCGGGGGCGGTCACCTCACCGGCCCGCCCGATCGGGCAGGTCGACGTGCGGTCCGCGCAGACGCGCCCCACCGGCCTGGACGAGCTCGACCGCGTCCTCGGCGGCGGCATCGTGCCCGGGGCCGTCCTGCTGCTGGCGGGCGAGCCCGGCATCGGCAAGTCGACGCTGCTGCTGGAGGTCGCCGCCCTCGCCTCGACGGGGTCCCGCGGCGCCGCGGGCCCGGCGGGCGCCGAAGAACCGGCGGGCGGGAACGTCCTGTACGTGACGGGCGAGGAGTCGGCCGAGCAGGTCCGGCTGCGCGCCGACCGCGTCGGCGCGATCACCGACCGGCTGTACCTGGCGGCCGAGACGGAGCTGTCGGCGATCCTCGGCCACATCGACTCGGTGGGGCCCGGGCTGCTCGTCGTCGACTCCATCCAGACGATCGGCACCGCCGAGGCCGACGGCGCGCCCGGCGGCGTCACCCAGGTCCGCGAGGTCGCCGCCAACCTGATCAGGGTCGCCAAGGAGCGCGGCATGACCGTCGTGCTGGTCGGCCACGTCACCAAGGAGGGCGCGATCGCCGGGCCGCGCCTGCTGGAGCACCTGGTCGACGTCGTCCTGTACTTCGAGGGCGACCGGCACTCCCGGCTCCGCATGATCCGCGCGGTGAAGAACCGGTACGGCCCCACCGACGAGCTCGGCTGCTTCGACCTGTCCGAGGTCGGCATCGTCGGGCTGCCCGACCCGAGCGGCCTGTTCCTCACCCGCCGCGAGGAGGCCGTCCCCGGTACCTGCGTCACCGTCACGCTCGAAGGGCGCCGCCCCCTCGTCGCCGAGGTGCAGTCGCTCGTCGCCAAGTCGCACCTCCCGGCGCCGCGGCGCGCCACCTCCGGGCTCGACACGTCCCGCGTCGCGATGGTCCTCGCCGTCCTCGCGCAGCGCTGCAAGATCTCCATGCACGAGCAGGACGTGTACGTCTCGACGGTCGGCGGCGTCCGGCTCGCCGAGACCTCCGTCGACCTGGCCCTCGGCCTCGCCGTCGCGGGCTCCACCGTCGAGCAGGCGCTGTCCACCAGCCTCATCGCGCTCGGCGAGGTGGGCCTCGCCGGGGAGGTCCGCGTCGTGCCCGGCGTCCAGCGGCGGCTGGCCGAGGCCGCGCGGCTCGGGTTCAAGCACGCCGTCGTCCCGCGCGGCTCCCTCGAACTGGCCGACGGGCCCCTCAAACGCGCGGATCCGCAGCTCAGCAGCTACGAGGGCATGAAGGTCATGGAGGTCGACAGCCTCCAGCAGGCGCTGCAGGTCGCGTTTACCGCGCCCTGA
- the disA gene encoding DNA integrity scanning diadenylate cyclase DisA, translated as MPSHDKGHDERRRATLAAVAPGTQIRDGLERILRGHTGGLIVLGYDAPVAELCTGGFELDVEFSATRLRELAKMDGAIVLDDSHTRIVRAAVHLVPDSTLPTEESGTRHRTAERVARQTGLPVISVSQSMHIIALYLDGIRYVLEDSAAILSKANQALATLERYKLRLDEVSGTLSALEIEDLVTVRDVSAVVQRLEMVRRIADEIEGYVVELGTDGRLLSLQLDELVSGVDVDRQLIVRDYPSDDTRTRGVDAILSSLDTLSANELLDLSTVAEVMGFAGPDALDLPVSPKGFRLLAKVPRLPSLVVERLVEHFGGLQKLLAASIDDLQAVGGVGESRARSVREGLSRLAESSILERYV; from the coding sequence GTGCCATCACACGACAAGGGTCATGACGAACGACGCCGCGCCACACTGGCCGCGGTGGCTCCCGGCACCCAGATCCGGGACGGACTGGAGCGCATCCTGCGGGGCCACACCGGCGGCCTGATCGTGCTCGGCTACGACGCGCCCGTCGCGGAGCTGTGCACGGGCGGCTTCGAGCTCGACGTCGAGTTCTCCGCCACGCGGCTGCGCGAACTCGCCAAGATGGACGGCGCGATCGTCCTCGACGACAGCCACACCCGCATCGTCCGCGCCGCCGTCCACCTCGTGCCGGACTCCACCCTCCCCACCGAGGAGTCGGGGACCCGCCACCGCACCGCGGAGCGCGTCGCCCGCCAGACCGGCCTGCCGGTCATCTCGGTGAGCCAGTCGATGCACATCATCGCGCTCTACCTCGACGGCATCCGCTACGTCCTGGAGGACTCGGCGGCCATCCTCTCCAAGGCCAACCAGGCCCTGGCGACGCTCGAACGCTACAAGCTGCGCCTCGACGAGGTGTCCGGCACGCTGTCGGCGCTGGAGATCGAGGACCTCGTCACCGTCCGGGACGTCAGCGCCGTCGTCCAGCGCCTGGAGATGGTGCGCCGCATCGCCGACGAGATCGAGGGCTACGTCGTCGAGCTCGGCACCGACGGCCGCCTGCTGTCCCTCCAGCTCGACGAGCTGGTCTCCGGCGTGGACGTCGACCGGCAGCTGATCGTCCGCGACTACCCGTCCGACGACACCCGCACCCGCGGCGTGGACGCCATCCTGTCCTCCCTGGACACCCTGTCGGCCAACGAGCTGCTCGACCTGTCCACGGTCGCCGAGGTGATGGGCTTCGCCGGCCCGGACGCCCTCGACCTGCCCGTCAGCCCCAAGGGCTTCCGGCTGCTCGCCAAGGTCCCGCGCCTGCCGAGCCTGGTCGTCGAACGCCTCGTCGAGCACTTCGGCGGCCTGCAGAAACTCCTCGCCGCCAGCATCGACGACCTCCAGGCCGTCGGGGGCGTGGGCGAGTCCCGCGCCCGCAGCGTCCGCGAGGGCCTCTCCCGCCTGGCCGAGTCGTCCATCCTGGAACGCTACGTCTAG
- a CDS encoding A/G-specific adenine glycosylase — protein MNTDSAYTAPILDWYDANARDLPWRAPDATPWGVLVSEIMLQQTPVSRVLPVWDAWTTRWPTPAALAAEPSGEAVRAWGRLGYPRRALRLHAAACAITERHGGDVPSSHADLLALPGIGAYTAAAVASFAFRQRHAVLDTNVRRVLARLLSGVEYPPKTQTRAEVRLAETLLPLDPPTAARWAVAVMELGALVCTARSPRCVDCPVIDRCAWQRNGRPAYDGPPRKGQTYAGTDRQCRGRLLAVLRDAEDPVEKPALDVVWSDAVQRERALDALIADGLVDPLDDGRYALPG, from the coding sequence ATGAACACCGACTCCGCCTACACCGCACCGATCCTCGACTGGTACGACGCGAACGCCCGGGACCTCCCGTGGCGGGCGCCGGACGCGACCCCCTGGGGCGTCCTCGTCAGCGAGATCATGCTCCAGCAGACACCGGTCTCCCGCGTCCTGCCCGTCTGGGACGCCTGGACGACCCGCTGGCCGACGCCCGCCGCGCTCGCCGCCGAACCGTCCGGCGAGGCCGTCCGCGCGTGGGGACGGCTCGGCTACCCGCGCCGCGCGCTGCGCCTCCACGCGGCCGCCTGCGCGATCACCGAACGGCACGGCGGCGACGTCCCCTCCTCGCACGCGGACCTGCTGGCGCTCCCCGGCATCGGCGCCTACACGGCCGCCGCCGTCGCCAGCTTCGCGTTCCGGCAGCGGCACGCCGTCCTCGACACCAACGTCCGCCGCGTCCTGGCCCGGCTGCTCTCCGGCGTCGAGTACCCGCCGAAGACGCAGACCAGGGCCGAGGTCAGGCTCGCGGAGACCCTCCTCCCGCTCGACCCGCCGACCGCCGCCCGCTGGGCCGTCGCCGTCATGGAGCTGGGCGCGCTGGTCTGCACCGCCCGCTCGCCCCGCTGCGTCGACTGCCCCGTCATCGACAGGTGCGCGTGGCAACGGAACGGCCGTCCCGCCTACGACGGGCCGCCGCGAAAGGGCCAGACCTACGCCGGCACCGACCGGCAGTGCCGAGGCCGCCTCCTGGCCGTCCTACGAGACGCCGAGGACCCCGTCGAGAAACCGGCCCTGGACGTCGTCTGGTCGGACGCCGTCCAGCGCGAACGCGCCCTGGACGCCCTCATCGCCGACGGCCTGGTCGACCCCCTGGACGACGGCCGCTACGCCCTCCCCGGCTGA
- a CDS encoding NADAR family protein, with the protein MLRIHRIEDGQRIEGVARPVFIHNFTYHLTNLLVFADGAISCWEWVDLEGLREKLECGWVVTEVPDGGEISAFELGRWKAAEPVFGLTPEMLLGEVADDIERLNDRPDSTDRCLAVLDRYLETRDEADRLALREAYLAIPAHKRHYSLGDMDNKDRPLVFLCTDVGERPIGGWFDDDVVTEAMREWALDYFAEEARGRAEYASKRSADDPREAPRGTIHLGGRVFPRGWPDDPGIDALQNDCPAPIEAGGVLYPSVTHAYWALSAEDPRVREQIRAAERPYDAQKIAEEASRVQGWPQGRTAVMAGLLRAKYAQHPELAEILLGTGDAPLGYGGVESDHWITRGEKGRNWVGRLLELVRSEIRAQRAGLLPLDKTADGRSGQPGRA; encoded by the coding sequence TTGCTACGGATCCACCGGATAGAGGACGGGCAGCGCATCGAGGGGGTCGCACGGCCCGTCTTCATCCACAACTTCACGTACCACCTCACGAACCTCCTGGTGTTCGCGGACGGCGCGATCAGCTGCTGGGAGTGGGTCGACCTGGAGGGACTCCGGGAGAAGCTCGAATGCGGCTGGGTGGTGACGGAGGTACCCGACGGCGGTGAGATCAGCGCGTTCGAGCTGGGCCGGTGGAAGGCCGCCGAGCCGGTGTTCGGCCTCACCCCGGAGATGCTGCTGGGGGAGGTGGCCGACGACATCGAGCGGTTGAACGACCGCCCGGACTCCACCGACCGCTGCCTGGCCGTGCTGGACCGGTACCTGGAGACGCGGGACGAGGCCGACCGGCTGGCGCTGCGCGAGGCGTACCTGGCGATTCCCGCGCACAAGCGCCACTACTCGCTCGGCGACATGGACAACAAGGACCGCCCGCTGGTCTTTCTGTGCACCGATGTCGGCGAGCGCCCGATCGGCGGCTGGTTCGACGATGACGTGGTGACCGAGGCGATGCGGGAATGGGCGCTGGACTACTTCGCCGAGGAGGCCCGTGGTCGCGCCGAATACGCGTCGAAGCGGTCGGCGGACGATCCGCGGGAGGCTCCGCGCGGGACGATTCACCTTGGCGGGCGCGTGTTTCCGCGAGGGTGGCCGGACGACCCGGGAATCGACGCCCTGCAGAACGACTGCCCGGCCCCGATCGAGGCCGGAGGCGTCCTCTACCCGTCGGTCACGCACGCCTACTGGGCCCTGTCCGCCGAGGATCCCCGGGTCCGGGAGCAGATCCGCGCGGCCGAACGCCCCTACGACGCCCAGAAGATCGCAGAGGAGGCGTCCCGCGTCCAGGGATGGCCGCAGGGCAGGACGGCGGTGATGGCCGGACTCCTGCGCGCGAAGTACGCGCAGCATCCCGAGCTGGCGGAGATCCTGCTGGGCACGGGTGACGCCCCGCTCGGGTACGGCGGAGTCGAATCCGACCACTGGATCACGCGCGGTGAGAAGGGCCGCAACTGGGTGGGCCGGCTATTGGAACTCGTCCGTTCTGAAATCCGCGCACAGAGAGCCGGCCTGCTCCCCCTCGACAAGACGGCGGATGGACGTTCCGGTCAGCCGGGGAGGGCGTAG